TCTAGTGCTTTATCGGCATATGCCGTACCTACTTTTGGCACTCCTAAATCTACCAATACTTTACGAACAACTTTTGCTACGTCTGCATTATCTTTTTGTTGAATTTCCCGAATTGTAATACTTCCCATAATTTCCTAAAACGATATCTATATAATATCCTATTTTTGCGACGTGAAGATACATGAATTTTATATTTTACGTTGCATACAAATTGCTCAAAACGGTTTAGGAACTACAGCTCCCAACCCAATGGTTGGTGCTGTTATCGTGCATGAAAATAAAATTATAGGGGAAGGTTACACAAGTCCATATGGCGGCCCACATGCTGAAGTAAACGCTATTAATGCAGTTGCAGACAAAAACTTGCTTGTAAACGCAACAATATATGTAACCCTTGAACCCTGTTCTCACCATGGTAAAACGCCTCCTTGTGCAGATTTGATTATTAAACACAAAATTAAAAATGTTGTCGTGGGACTTTTAGATCCGCATGAAAAAGTAGCAGGTCAGGGTATTCAAAAACTAAAAGATGCTGGATGTACTGTTACTGTTGGTGTTTTAGAAAACGAATGCAGAGAACACCACAAACGTTTTTTAACTTTTCAAGAAAAAAATAGACCTTATATTATTTTAAAATGGGCAGAAACAGCAGATGGTTTTATTGCTCCAGAATTAGCCCTAAGAACTAAAGAAAAACAACCTTTTTGGATTACCAATACGTACTCTAGACAACTTGTACATCAATGGCGAGCAGAAGAACAAGCCATTTTAGTAGGTACCCATACTGTACTAGCAGATAATCCGAAATTAGATGTACGCAGTTGGACAGGCAAGAACCCAACACGGATTATTTTAGATCGGAATTTAAAAATTAATACTACTTTTCATGTAGTAGATAAAAGTATAAAAACCATTATTTTTACTGAGATTTTAGAGGAGTCACGGTACCAAAGTGAGGTAATTTATATTCCGATAGATTTCAAAAAAAATATAGCTTCTCAAATCTGTACAGCACTTTACCTTCAAAATATACAAAGTGTTATTATAGAAGGTGGCTTGCAAACCCTACAAACTTTCATTGCAGAAAACTTATGGGATGAAGCCCGCATATTTAAAGGGAATTCTTTATTTAAACGCGGTGTAAAAGCGCCTATAATAGCTACTAGAACTTTGAAAGAAACTAGAAACATAGAAAAAGACATTTTAAACCTATATTACAATGATTAAGAATATAATTTTTGATTTTGGAGATATTTTCATCAACCTAGATAAACCCGCAGTTTTTAAAGCCCTAACTAAAGTTGGTTACACTGAAATTACACCGGAATTAGATGAAATTTTTAAAACCTACGAAATGGGTTTACTAACTTCTGATGATTTTATATTAAAACTTAAAAAGATTTTCCCAAGTGCTACTTCGAAAGAAATTAAAGACGCATGGAATAGTATCCTTTTAGATTTCCCTGAAAACCGATTACTATTTCTAGAGCTATTGGCTTCCGAAAAGAAATATCGGTTATTTTTATTGAGTAACACCAATGAAATTCATATTGATCACGCCATAGAATATATGGGGGCAGATCGGTTTAATAGATTTAAAGCCTGTTTTGAAAAATTTTACTTGTCTCACGAAATAAATTTAAGAAAACCTAACAAAGATATTTACGAATTTGTTTTATCAGAAAACAATCTTATTGCTGAAGAAACTTTTTTTGTGGATGACACTAAAGAAAACACAGACACTTCGTCTGCATTAGGAATTAAAAGTTGGAATTTAATAGTAGGTAAAGAAGATATTACGCAATTAAAGAGCAAATTGTAGATGATCGATTTAATATTATGCATCCTCTTTTCTAGTTCACTCTTTGTGATCTTTAAACTTTATAATACGTATAAAGTCCAAACCCTTTTTGCAATAATCACCAACTATTTTGTTGCAGCTATTTTTTCAATTTTCTTTTACGAAGAGTCTATAGATTTTTCAACACTACCCAGTAAAGCCTGGTTTTTGCCCACTATAAGCCTTGGTTTTTTATTTATATTAGTTTTCTATATTACCGCAAAAACATCACAACAAATTGGTGTTTCTGTAGCCTCTGTATCTTCTAAAATGTCATTAGTTATTCCTGTACTTGCAGGTGTAATCTTGTATAAAGAAGAACTAGGAACACTTAAAATAGTCGGAATAATTCTAGCACTCATTGCTGTATATTTTGCCTCTTTAAAAGACCGCACAATTACTGTAAAGACAGGAACGCTAG
This genomic stretch from Cellulophaga algicola DSM 14237 harbors:
- the ribD gene encoding bifunctional diaminohydroxyphosphoribosylaminopyrimidine deaminase/5-amino-6-(5-phosphoribosylamino)uracil reductase RibD, which gives rise to MKIHEFYILRCIQIAQNGLGTTAPNPMVGAVIVHENKIIGEGYTSPYGGPHAEVNAINAVADKNLLVNATIYVTLEPCSHHGKTPPCADLIIKHKIKNVVVGLLDPHEKVAGQGIQKLKDAGCTVTVGVLENECREHHKRFLTFQEKNRPYIILKWAETADGFIAPELALRTKEKQPFWITNTYSRQLVHQWRAEEQAILVGTHTVLADNPKLDVRSWTGKNPTRIILDRNLKINTTFHVVDKSIKTIIFTEILEESRYQSEVIYIPIDFKKNIASQICTALYLQNIQSVIIEGGLQTLQTFIAENLWDEARIFKGNSLFKRGVKAPIIATRTLKETRNIEKDILNLYYND
- a CDS encoding DMT family transporter; this encodes MIDLILCILFSSSLFVIFKLYNTYKVQTLFAIITNYFVAAIFSIFFYEESIDFSTLPSKAWFLPTISLGFLFILVFYITAKTSQQIGVSVASVSSKMSLVIPVLAGVILYKEELGTLKIVGIILALIAVYFASLKDRTITVKTGTLVLPLLLFLGSGFVDTSIKYIQTTYVSKQEFPFFCTVVFTSAGIFGVLFILIRSFKVPLKINYRNILGGIVLGIFNYLTLHFLLRALQNDFSDSSSIFTINNVATVLFSTLLGILLFKEKLIPKNWIGIGLAVISIIIVALF
- a CDS encoding HAD hydrolase-like protein, with translation MIKNIIFDFGDIFINLDKPAVFKALTKVGYTEITPELDEIFKTYEMGLLTSDDFILKLKKIFPSATSKEIKDAWNSILLDFPENRLLFLELLASEKKYRLFLLSNTNEIHIDHAIEYMGADRFNRFKACFEKFYLSHEINLRKPNKDIYEFVLSENNLIAEETFFVDDTKENTDTSSALGIKSWNLIVGKEDITQLKSKL